Below is a window of Sceloporus undulatus isolate JIND9_A2432 ecotype Alabama chromosome 9, SceUnd_v1.1, whole genome shotgun sequence DNA.
CCtagcagatttccatggctgaccagggaatcgaaccctgatctccagagttgtagtccaacacacaaacctaCCTGGGGCCAAATGGGATGTGAGTGACACCATGCACTTTTTTAATGTATCAGTTGTATTATTGGCTTGTTTTTACAATACATAGCAGGAGCAGCAGAATGGTTAACATTCTTGCAGGATCTGTAAATGACCATTAAATCATTTCTTAATCCATTGTAATCCTGAGCTGGATATTTCCATTTGCCTTCTATTTATTGCAAAACACACCATTAATAATACTACTTCTGCGAATGGCATTGCACCCCATTTTGAGACCCTGGTTCTTCTGTTGAGGACTTTTTGTGTCCTATATTGAAGATTGCAAAAGCAAATTATGACTGCCATTTGAATAGCCTCATTAAGTTTGGACTCTGTTTAagtttttgtttctctctccctgCCCTGCTTTGCACTCTTGCAGACAGCAGCTGTGGTCAACTCTGCCTTGGACCTGTATTTCCCAGAAGGCTGTGGGGTGGAGATCATCGCTGAACTGGGGCGCTACTATGTGGATTCGGCCTTTACTTTAGCGGTCAGCATTGTTGCCAAGAAGGAGGTTCCCCTGGAGCAACCAGGCTCCGAAGGTAGGCTTGGTCAAATGGGAGGAAAGTTTCAATGTGGACTCCACAAGGAGCATGAAATATGCTCTATGCATTGTCACACTTCAGGAATGGGGAAAGGCTTTCCCTATTTTTTAGCATCTGAGCATTCATTAAAAAGCAACAATGGGCATTTCTGACCATGTGCAGAATGCATTTTCTTCTCACTGAGGCCACTAACACACAAGCTGGTGAGCTTCCTTTCTCTCCatgttcatctacactgtagaaataatgcattttgaccccactttagcttccatggctccattctacagaatcctgggatttggagtttggtgaggcaccagcactctttggcagagaaggcttgtaAAACATCTCAGGGTTTCATCGGATAGAGTGGCAACTCTTAAAGGTggggtcaagctgcattatttcaagcagaactcttgccctgagattcttccccctTGTCCTGAGGACCAGAAAAGAGGGTCTAGACCATGAGACCAGGGGATATTTTGGGGTGCATCCTAAGGCACCCCCAACTTAGCTTTTGCttcatttctttccctcccttagATGAAGACCCAGGTGGCAAGAAGAGCTTCGTTTACCATCTTAACGACGGCGTTTACGGCTCCTTTGGATcggtcatctttgacaatgcttgcCCCATTCCCATCTTGCATAAGGTAAGAAACATTTTTGCACCTGGGACTGGTGAATGGAGGAAAGCCAGATGATTGCATACAAATTGTGGCAcgtattcttcttttaaaaggcaTGTTTCTAGTTCTGATGTCTGTGGAGCATTGTATAAACTCTGGCTAAACAgtgagccagcatagcatagtggtttgagcactggactatgactttgtagatcaaggttcaattcccagcttggccatgaaacccattgggtgaccttgggcaagccacactctctcagcctcagaggataaggtgacttgaaggaaacgacttgaaggcacgcaacaacaaagaCAGTGAAAGTGATGTTCTTCCCGTTTTCTTGCAGAAACCCTCTCCGGATCAAGACTTGCACAGCAGCAGCTTCTGGGGACCGACTGGGGATGGTCTGGACCGCATTGCAGATGGGGTGGATCTCCCTGAACTTCACGTGGGAGACTGGCTGATCTTTGAGAATATGGGCGCCTACACCGTGCCACCGTCCGCCTCTCTCAGCGGAGCCCAGCAGGCACCAGTCCACTGCGCTATCTCCAGAATGGCCTGGTGAGAGCTTCCCAAGTCCCTTGCAAAGGAAAACTGGGGGATATAGAATCAGGGATctcaaagagggaaggaggactTTGAATCCGGAGGCTAAAGCTGTATCcagaactgtagaaataattcggtttgacaccattttaactgccatggctcaaggctatggaattctgggatctagtTGTGTTTCTATTACAAGTTGGGTCTCCCTAATGTTTTATAATATggaaatattcccaaatccaaatatatcagaagtccaaaacactgttGGTCCCATGCATTTCTGATAATAAGGGGGACTCGACATGTATGACCTAAGCAACAGACTAATGCTCAGTGACTGAAATTCTTACATTGGGGTCGGAATAATATCCCACAGATAGcaggggcccttggtatctgctgggatttggttccaggatccccggtggataccaaaatctgttggtGTTGCAGTCTCTTTAAGtgcaatggataataaaatgctTTCCCTTataagaaatggcaaaatcaaggtttgcttttcagaatttgtatatatatttttaatatttccaagccgtggatgcttgaaccttaaaaaatccatggatatggagggctgactgtactctatGTTTTGATATCCTGATGCCTGGGGTAAGTGGAGGAGCTAACTGGGAATGGTCTACTGGTCAGACCAAGTGGCTACTGGATCAGAGTGACCAGTGATATATATAATacgtatagatagatagatagatagatagatagatagatagatagatagtgtgcatgcgtgcgtgtctgcgtgtatatatatatatgtgtgtgtgtgtgtgtgtgtgtgtgtgtgtgtgtgtgatggtgaacctttcagagactgatggtgaacctttcagagactgagtgcccaaactgcaacccaaagcccacttattcattgcaaagtgccatgtccctctggctttctagtaacaaactctggcaaactctgtgctggggcaacggtGCACATGTGCCctcagaaagggctctgagtgccacctctggcatgcatgccgtAGGTTTGTCATCACTGTCGTAGGAcatctgcaaaggaggacaaggctccgtaaaatgtaggacagaaaagaaaaatatagattgttacaaaacaaaagctaaaaagcactaatattaatataaattaatgcttcttagccatgctcaaaatgggggacattttggaattcctccaggagAGAAGGTGGGAATGTAGgtcatgtcctgggaaaggaggaaaggaccTCTGGTCACAGGGTGCGCCTTTCACTTGCTGATCGGAGTCAAGATgggattcttctctctctctctctctttttaatttttggggATTTGTTTCGTCTCACAGGGAAGCGGTCCAGCTCTTGTGGGGGAAACTGCTGCACCCGGAGGAAGAGGACCGGGAGAGCGCCTGCACCCCGCTGTCCTGCGGCTGGGAAATCACGGACTCCTTGTGCGTGGCCCCCGTCTTCGCTCCGGCAGCCAGCATCATGTGAGCCACAATCACAACATGTGCCACAAGGGGGCAGAACATCCTCCTGCCACTAcggagtcctcctcctcctcctcctcctgccacacTTCAACCTcaacatcttcctcttcctcctcctctctctctctggcctgcctgcctccttccaccttctcTGCCCTGGAGTACCAAGCCGGATGCCCcgcttccttttctctttccctccccttacTTTTCTCCTGTCCCCAAAAAAATCTGTGTGGTTTTTAAGTATGCAACATAaatcctgttcctcctcctcctcccagggtCTTCTTTTGTGttctgtgtgtgagtgagaggacgcttgtgcatgtgtgtgagtgtgtcgcTTTCACACACGGGTCTCCTATGGCACTgcacacaaggttgtgagtttgagtGGGGGTCTCTTGCGAGTAAACAAGATTGCAACTCATTAGGAAACAAGGACAGAAAgaagtgcaaaataaataaatacaaaaacccTAGATGAAATCCCAACCTGGGTCTAATCTGCTCTGCAGGAacaatgcatcatcatcatcatcatcacttagggcggaaaaatgaaatgcacagatataggatgggtaacacctggctgaatgaaactatgtgtgaaagggatcttggagtccaagtaggccataagttgaacatgagtcaacagtgcgatgcgacagctaacaaggccaatgcgattttaggctgcatcaatagaagtatagtgtctagatcaagggaagtaatagggccactctgttctgctctggtcaggcctcacctggaataatattgtgtccagttctgggcatcacaattcaaaaaggatgttgagaatctggagccatgtgtccaaaggagggcgactaaaatggtgaaaggtctggaaactatgtcctatgaagaaagactcagggagctgggatgttaagcctggagaagagaaggttaacaggtgatatgatagccctgtttaaatatttgaagggaggtcatattggggagggagcaagcttgttttctgctgctccagagaacaggatcagagcaatggatacaagctccaggaaaagagattccacctcaacattaggaggaccttcctgagagtaaggctgttcaacagtggaacacactccttcctcggagtgtaatggaggtctttaagcagaggctggatggccatctgtcaatggggatgctttgaatgagagttcctgcatggcagaataaaggggttggactggatggccctaattggggtctcttccaactctatgattctgtgattctaatgttAGTAGCCAAAACAGATAAAAGCCTAAAAGAAtattatttatgtgtgtgtgtgtgtaaataataaagataaaagCACACAGTCTAAAACTAGAAGTGAGAGAGACAAGGAAACCCGGAAGTAGCGGTGAGTCGAGTCACTCTTCAGCAATCCTATCTCTACGTGACACATAGAATCCTGGTCGCTGCTTGCCGGAGAGCCATAGAGACCGGAAGTCGGTGGGCAGGAGCGGCACAGAAGAACGGCCGATAGCCATAGAGACCGGAAAACGGGCAGGGGCGTCCCGGAAGTGAGCTTCGCGCTTGACGGCAGCGCCGCTTCTCCCGTCGTAAAAGCCCAGCAAGGACAGCGTTGAGTTGAGGAAGGTCGCTGTTTTAGGTAAGGAGGGGGAGGCAGCCATTTCCTCACCTTTAGGAtgcattttatattgttgttgttaaatgccttccAGTTTTGCCTTCAGATCATGGCGGCCCTGTGGAAGAGATCCCTCCAAGACACCAAGATACAGCTGcctctctgtatccacggattcagccatccacggcTTAAATATACagtgtgcgtgtatgtgtatacacacttgtccttccatatttgctagggttacgAGCacaagacacctctctaggaatctctaggtcctccagcgcaactctatggtcaacattgggtaggcattgaccatagagttgtgttaaaggagctacaaaagcctagtggagtgtcctctctaggaatctctaggtcctccagtgcaactctttgatCAACATTGGGTaggcattgaccatagagttgtgctaaaggagctacaaaagcctTATAGAGTgttctcactaggaatctctaggtcctccagtgcaactctatggtcaacattgggtaggcattgaccatagagttgtgctaaaggagctacaaaagcctagcggagtgtcctctctaggaacctggCTCTTTggttagtaacggagatgagcaccactccctacagttggttatggcAAGACATTCAAGTCAAGGGACTATACCTTTACCTATAACTTAGCACAGTTGAGGAGAGAAGGTggtggagtcttgcccttcccagtatacAAAACGTAAACGAATTGCATATTTAGACTtggattccatctccaagattatGTATAGTTGACTCTttatatccactgattctttatcacAGTTTGGTACTacagtattcaaaaatatattatttgtttatttggcatatttataccccacttttccgCTACAAAGGCTCTCTGTTTGGAAATGCTCTCACCAAACCAAGAACCAAGCAGCTGTGTGCAAGGATAAAGGAGCTCGTCTCTGTCTAGGCAAACTTCCAGCTTTGGAGCATCAGTGAATGTGATGAAAATGAGGGATGAGAAGAAGCAGAAACTGCTGATGGTGACAGCTAAGAGAATAGCACTGATTAGACAAAATCTCAGGAAGCCAAGCAACTATGCAGTGATTCACGGCTACTCCTTTTCTTCATCAGCAAAATGAGTAGTTTCTGAGTTTACTTGATAAAGTGGAGGAGGTCCAATTCAGACCTCTGAATCTGAAAACAAGTTTCTTTAAAAAGGTCATAAAGCGAGAGGAAAGACATTGACAGCTAGCTTTCAGAGTTTAGGCATCTGTAGCTCATGTTCCCAGGCTTTCTTCACATCTGTGTTTCTACCCTTAATGTACCAAACTGTCCTTTTCTGCCTTAAATACCTTCTTCCCACATCTCTCTCCTCTGGTCCAGAGGCTTTCCATATGCCTTGGTCTTCTTCCTctcaatcttttcttttctgcccctGTTCAGTCATGACAGTCTCCTTTCAATCTTTACTCTCATTTTCTGCCTCCTTTCAGCCATGCCGGTCCTCGATCTTCAGGACAAGCTGGGCATTGACCTCGACAGATGGTTTCTTACCCAGAGCACCAAACAGCCTCACCAGATGGCCAGCGTGTGCCATGCCTTTGAGAAGGAGTGGCTGGAGTGTTCTGCAGGCATTGGGCAAACCCGGGCCAAGAAGGAGTGTCGCCTGGAGATGGAGGACTTGACGGAGTGCATTAACATGCATAAAATGGTGAGGGGAGAATGGAAGCTGAGGACACAAGCTTGGAGGGGAGCTGGATGTCTGGTTTAATCTGACTTTTGGATGCCTGGCTGTGGTGCTACATCAGGGTGATAAATCTCTATGTGTCAAGTTATGCACTGCTAGTACTGTGTGTTGAATGGCGACATGGTGCAACTTGCATGATGTACATACCTCTGCATGCGCAAGTCTGCAACCTTGGACTGAATGTGGAAGTAGTTCTGCATTAGCTAAAGATACTGCAGCTGCTTCTGTAGATATGCGTAAGACATGACTCTGGCCCTTATATGAAAGTGAATGAGTGACTAAATGCACAAAAGCACTGCTGACTTACTGCCATGACTATCAACTGTTGGAAGGTCTTGGTACTTTCCATTGCTAATGGGATGAAAgatttgcaaaatgttttttattgGTGGTATAAATATTGCTTCCCTCTTCCTGAGGATAAATAACTTGGCAGAGAGTTCCTTGCAATGGCAGAATTATTGATGGCATGAGAAGCTGCagggaaagaaagcaaaggaaatcaGGAGTGGGTTACCTGTCAAAATTCTGCAGAGGTTTTGAACTTGCAAGATGACATCGCATCTCTCTTGTTCCCTTTCTTCTGGCAGATAAAGCGTCTGGTGACTATCACCGAACAGAGAAAGAAGCTGATAAAGGAAGGGAAATACACCCCGCCGGATTACCACAGTGGCAAAACAGAGACCAGTCCTTGAAAACCAGCTGCTGATCCCAGGGACTGCAGAATTGGGAAGAATTCCCCGCTGTCGTTGGGATGTGACTTTTAAAAGAGTGTGTCTTCTATTGTGTCACCACAGTAGGGCTGCAGTGGAGCCCACCGGCTTTTGGCCATTCTCCTGCAGCTTTACAGCAATGGTTGTTTGTGGGTCAAGTGCAGGTCTTATCTGTCACCTTGGCTTGAATAAATATCCTTTGGGTCTTGAGTGCTGCTGGTGGTTCAGGTTTTTCGCCTTCATGAATGCAGTGGTCAAATGGCTGTTTTACAGACAGCAGAATTTACAGAGAAAGGAGATTTCTTAAGGCAGCGGAGGTCAGATGGATTGGGGGCGCCTGGGAGGGAGAAGCAAGGGCTCTGCAatgctgttgtggtggtggtggtgtgtgcaccTTCATTTCCCACTTCTTCTATTTTGCaatcccaaggcaaacctatcatgggattttcttggcaagatttgttcagaggggttttccctTTGCCATCCTGGGCTTGAAAGAattacttgcccaaagtcaaccagtgggtttccagggctgagctggtactcaaactctggtcttgtagttgtagtccaatgctcaaaccattaactCTGTAGTTgctactggactgcaactcccagtacccctcatcattggctatgctcaCTACAGGGCTTTTGAGACTTATAGTCTAGGAACATCGAGAGCAGTGTTTTTGAACTGTTCTGTGAAAAGTATGCAGGTATGCCACATCACTGAGCCACGGTTAAATGACACGAAGTCCTGAAAACAACTTCTAGAGAGCCACAAGATTTCCACCTCCAATCAGGGTGGACCTACTGGATGTTCTCAGCACCCATGACTGACCAGTAAGAACAGTGGTCAGGGATGATAGTTTGTAGTCCACTAATAATCTGGAGTGCCATGCTTAACCGAGATGTTGAGAAGGATTTGCTCCTTATTTTGCTCCTGCTGCCTCAGTT
It encodes the following:
- the NDUFS5 gene encoding NADH dehydrogenase [ubiquinone] iron-sulfur protein 5, producing MPVLDLQDKLGIDLDRWFLTQSTKQPHQMASVCHAFEKEWLECSAGIGQTRAKKECRLEMEDLTECINMHKMIKRLVTITEQRKKLIKEGKYTPPDYHSGKTETSP